A portion of the Penaeus monodon isolate SGIC_2016 chromosome 28, NSTDA_Pmon_1, whole genome shotgun sequence genome contains these proteins:
- the LOC119591396 gene encoding retinoid-inducible serine carboxypeptidase-like isoform X1 yields the protein MRSSLLFSLFFILVATLCIHGYRPRIKQGKETWGYVSVREGAHMFFWLYYTTADVDYKQRPLVIWLQGGPGASSTGIGNFLEIGPQDPQLNNRTNAWTNEVNILFVDNPVGTGFSYVDDVKLLTKNNTAIAVDLVEFMKGFFKKVPEFQGVPIYVFAESYGGKMAVRFAQALNKAVQQKKITCQLAGVALGDSWVSPVDAVLSWGPYLHSVSLVDSIGLKKVNSKAQEVANAVKAEKMGDATKLWSETEDVVENVTNGVNFYNILNHDKDDARSNHISHQREHTFTSPHVEMLYKRHVEAVSGALDKLMNGPIRNKLKVIPKNVTWGGQSAQVFEALSDDFMTSAVQNVEMLLNTTSMSVVVYNGQLDLIVDTPGVEKWVEGMNWAGTSQWISAARKPIESSAGVTEAFSKNFKNFTFYWILKAGHMVPADAGDIAMKVMKEIVGVKDH from the exons GATACAGACCCCGGATCAAGCAGGGCAAGGAGACCTGGGGCTACGTGAGCGTTCGCGAGGGCGCCCACATGTTCTTCTGGCTGTACTACACCACGGCCGACGTCGACTACAAGCAGCGCCCTTTGGTCATCTGGCTGCAGGGCGGGCCGGGGGCATCCTCCACCGGCATCGGGAACTTTCTGGAAATCGGCCCACAGGACCCGCAGCTCAACAACAGGACCAAtgcatgg ACCAACGAGGTGAACATCCTCTTCGTGGACAACCCCGTCGGCACGGGATTCAGCTACGTGGACGACGTGAAGCTCCTGACGAAGAACAACACCGCCATCGCCGTCGACCTGGTGGAGTTCATGAAGGGGTTCTTCAAGAAG GTTCCCGAGTTCCAGGGCGTGCCGATCTACGTCTTCGCGGAGTCGTATGGCGGGAAAATGGCAGTCAGGTTTGCCCAGGCCCTGAACAAG GCTGTTCAGCAGAAGAAGATCACCTGTCAGCTCGCTGGTGTAGCACTCGGGGATTCATGGGTCTCCCCTGTGGATGCAGTTCTCTCATGGGGTCCTTACTTACACTCAGTG TCGCTTGTTGATTCTATTGGCCTGAAAAAGGTCAATAGCAAAGCACAGGAAGTTGCCAATGCTGTCAAGGCTGAGAAAATGGGAGATGCAACAAAACTCTGGTCAGAGACCGAAGATGTGGTTGAAAATGTAACCAATGGTGTGAATTTCTACAACATCCTTAACCATGACAAAGATGATGCCAGAAGCAATCACATAAGCCACCAGAGGGAGCACACATTTACATCACCTCATGTTG AGATGCTATACAAGCGCCATGTTGAAGCAGTTTCTGGTGCATTGGATAAGTTGATGAATGGGCCTATACGTAACAAGTTGAAGGTCATTCCTAAAAATGTGACATGGGGTGGACAGTCAGCACAAGTTTTTGAAGCTTTGTCAGATGACTTCATGACATCAGCTGTTCAAAATG TGGAGATGCTGCTTAATACAACATCCATGTCTGTGGTTGTCTACAATGGCCAGCTTGATCTCATAGTTGATACACCTG gtGTAGAGAAGTGGGTTGAGGGCATGAATTGGGCAGGAACTAGCCAGTGGATTAGTGCTGCCAGGAAACCAATTGAGTCTTCTGCAGGAGTAACAGAAGCCTTCTCCAAGAatttcaagaatttcactttctacTGGATCCTCAAAGCTGGGCATATG gtcccAGCAGATGCTGGTGATATTGCCATGAAGGTGATGAAGGAGATTGTTGGTGTCAAGGATCATTAG
- the LOC119591396 gene encoding retinoid-inducible serine carboxypeptidase-like isoform X2: MRSSLLFSLFFILVATLCIHGYRPRIKQGKETWGYVSVREGAHMFFWLYYTTADVDYKQRPLVIWLQGGPGASSTGIGNFLEIGPQDPQLNNRTNAWTNEVNILFVDNPVGTGFSYVDDVKLLTKNNTAIAVDLVEFMKGFFKKVPEFQGVPIYVFAESYGGKMAVRFAQALNKAVQQKKITCQLAGVALGDSWVSPVDAVLSWGPYLHSVSLVDSIGLKKVNSKAQEVANAVKAEKMGDATKLWSETEDVVENVTNGVNFYNILNHDKDDARSNHISHQREHTFTSPHVAQHKMRKHKKKTKKNSHRESKRYKDHYSRILARSTSEDRGSHKGDDKQKKSKNKVQRRPNSIRDHVHGREDKHSGNRHYITHVIYREEEKEHRNPHRKPYISLPHHLGESTVARRTTMNIK; this comes from the exons GATACAGACCCCGGATCAAGCAGGGCAAGGAGACCTGGGGCTACGTGAGCGTTCGCGAGGGCGCCCACATGTTCTTCTGGCTGTACTACACCACGGCCGACGTCGACTACAAGCAGCGCCCTTTGGTCATCTGGCTGCAGGGCGGGCCGGGGGCATCCTCCACCGGCATCGGGAACTTTCTGGAAATCGGCCCACAGGACCCGCAGCTCAACAACAGGACCAAtgcatgg ACCAACGAGGTGAACATCCTCTTCGTGGACAACCCCGTCGGCACGGGATTCAGCTACGTGGACGACGTGAAGCTCCTGACGAAGAACAACACCGCCATCGCCGTCGACCTGGTGGAGTTCATGAAGGGGTTCTTCAAGAAG GTTCCCGAGTTCCAGGGCGTGCCGATCTACGTCTTCGCGGAGTCGTATGGCGGGAAAATGGCAGTCAGGTTTGCCCAGGCCCTGAACAAG GCTGTTCAGCAGAAGAAGATCACCTGTCAGCTCGCTGGTGTAGCACTCGGGGATTCATGGGTCTCCCCTGTGGATGCAGTTCTCTCATGGGGTCCTTACTTACACTCAGTG TCGCTTGTTGATTCTATTGGCCTGAAAAAGGTCAATAGCAAAGCACAGGAAGTTGCCAATGCTGTCAAGGCTGAGAAAATGGGAGATGCAACAAAACTCTGGTCAGAGACCGAAGATGTGGTTGAAAATGTAACCAATGGTGTGAATTTCTACAACATCCTTAACCATGACAAAGATGATGCCAGAAGCAATCACATAAGCCACCAGAGGGAGCACACATTTACATCACCTCATGTTG CACAACATAAGATGagaaaacataagaaaaagacaaaaaaaaacagccacagaGAGAGCAAAAGATACAAAGACCATTACAGTCGTATCCTTGCAAGAAGCACTAGTGAAGACAGAGGTAGTCACAAAGGAGATGACaagcaaaaaaaatcgaaaaacaaagTGCAGAGAAGACCTAATAGCATTAGAGATCATGTCCATGGAAGAGAGGACAAGCACAGTGGCAATAGACATTATataacacatgttatatatagggaggaggagaaagaacataGGAATCCCCACAGGAAACCATATATTTCTTTACCACATCATTTAGGTGAGTCAACAGTAGCTAGAAGAACCACAATGAATATCAAATAA